A portion of the Altererythrobacter sp. Root672 genome contains these proteins:
- a CDS encoding GNAT family N-acetyltransferase → MSLAIRPATPADLPLIAELIRALAEYEKLAHEVRFEEAVLGEKLFGPRPYAEVLIGEVDGVAQGFALFFHNFSTFEGKPGIYLEDLFVRPEARGAGLGKALLVELARLALERDCARLEWWVLDWNEPSIGFYKSLGARPMDEWTVMRVDGEALGALAGAAK, encoded by the coding sequence GTGAGCCTTGCGATCCGGCCGGCAACGCCAGCCGACCTGCCGCTCATCGCCGAACTGATCCGCGCGCTCGCCGAGTACGAGAAACTCGCCCATGAAGTGCGCTTCGAAGAGGCGGTGCTGGGCGAAAAGCTGTTCGGACCGCGGCCTTACGCCGAGGTACTGATCGGCGAAGTGGACGGCGTGGCACAAGGCTTCGCGCTGTTCTTTCACAACTTCTCGACCTTCGAGGGCAAACCGGGGATCTACCTCGAGGACCTGTTCGTCAGGCCCGAAGCGCGCGGCGCGGGGCTCGGCAAGGCCCTGCTCGTCGAACTGGCGCGGCTGGCGCTGGAGCGCGACTGCGCCCGCCTTGAATGGTGGGTGCTCGATTGGAACGAGCCGTCAATCGGCTTCTACAAGTCGCTCGGCGCGAGGCCGATGGACGAGTGGACGGTGATGCGGGTCGATGGCGAAGCGCTGGGCGCACTCGCTGGGGCCGCGAAGTAG